A segment of the Candidatus Nanoarchaeia archaeon genome:
CAGGCAACCTCAAAGAACCTCTCCATAAAAAACCTGGAAACCTACTCAGCCTACAAAGGGACAAATCTTCTTGGGACAGGAGACTTCACCCACCCGAAATGGATTGAAGAAATAAAGAATGAATTGACAGAGGATGAAACCGGAATACTGAAAACAAAATCAGGGTTCAATTTTGTCCTTTCAACAGAGATCTCATTAATTTATTCCCAGGCAGGAAAAGGGCACAGGATCCACAACATTGTTTTGGCGCCTAACTTAGATGTCGTCAGGCAGATTACAGAGTACTTGTTGACAAAAGGCAGGGTGGATTATGACGGCAGGCCCATTTTCAAGATACCCTGCATGGATTTTGTAGAAAATCTAAGGAACATTTCCCAGGATATCGAGGTCATCCCTGCGCATTGCTGGACACCGTGGTTTTCTCTCTTCGGCTCAATGTCGGGCTTTGATTCTGTCAAGGAAGCGTTTGGCGATCAGGAAAAGCACATCCATGCTATAGAGACAGGCCTTTCTTCAGACCCTGCAATGAACTGGAGGCTCTCCCAGCTCGACAAGTATGCAATCGTTTCCTTTTCAGATGCCCACAGCTACTGGCCCTGGAGGATTGGAAGGGAAGCAACAGTCTTTGAGCTTCCAAAACTGACCTATAAGAGTCTTATTACTGCATTAAGAACAAAAGAAGGCCTTATGGAAACCATCGAGTTCTATCCTGAAGAGGGAAAATACCACTATGACGGCCACCGCTCCTGCAACATCTGCATGCATCCCGGGGATTCCATAAAAAATAGGAAGCTCTGCCCGAAATGCGGAAAGCAGATGACTATAGGAGTGATGCATCGGGTTGAGGAATTAGCAGACCGTCCGGAAGGCTTTAAGCCAAAAGGCGCAAAGCCATTCAGGAATGTTGTTCCTCTGGCAGAATTGATCTGCGCAGCAGCGAACATCAAGGTAGCTTCAAAAAAGATGTGGGAGGTGTACTCTCCCTTGATCAAGCAGTTTGGAAATGAATTCAATCTTATTTTTGATGCTCCTGAAGAAGACCTGACAAAGTACACTGATGAAAAACTAAAAAACCTTATTCTCCTGAATAGAAGCGGAAACATAAAGATGAAGCCGGGGTATGATGGAGTGTATGGAGAGATGATCCTGGATAAGGAAGGAGAGAAAAAACAGGAAACCCAGTCCTACACCCCGAAAGTCGTGCAGAAAGGATTGGAAGAGTTCTGACGCATAGTAAGGGGGGATTCCCTCGAAGCGGAGTCAGTCCGAATAATAGACCCTAGAACCACTCAGTTT
Coding sequences within it:
- a CDS encoding endonuclease Q family protein, which gives rise to MKIIADLHLHGRYSQATSKNLSIKNLETYSAYKGTNLLGTGDFTHPKWIEEIKNELTEDETGILKTKSGFNFVLSTEISLIYSQAGKGHRIHNIVLAPNLDVVRQITEYLLTKGRVDYDGRPIFKIPCMDFVENLRNISQDIEVIPAHCWTPWFSLFGSMSGFDSVKEAFGDQEKHIHAIETGLSSDPAMNWRLSQLDKYAIVSFSDAHSYWPWRIGREATVFELPKLTYKSLITALRTKEGLMETIEFYPEEGKYHYDGHRSCNICMHPGDSIKNRKLCPKCGKQMTIGVMHRVEELADRPEGFKPKGAKPFRNVVPLAELICAAANIKVASKKMWEVYSPLIKQFGNEFNLIFDAPEEDLTKYTDEKLKNLILLNRSGNIKMKPGYDGVYGEMILDKEGEKKQETQSYTPKVVQKGLEEF